One Prunus dulcis chromosome 7, ALMONDv2, whole genome shotgun sequence DNA segment encodes these proteins:
- the LOC117635092 gene encoding caffeic acid 3-O-methyltransferase, which yields MENHVSHVTTTAEQPSNEARLGILELANMISVPMSLNAVVRLNVPDAIWQGGSNTPLSASAILSHVLPDGGGDAENLQRILRMLTSYGVFAEHLVNADDDGGSHQRKFSLTEIGKTLVTDQNGLSYGPYILQHHQDVLMGAWPMVHEAVVDPTVEPFVKVNGEPAYEYYGKKPEMNGLMQRAMSGVSVPFMKAILDGYDGFEGVGRLVDVGGSAGDCLRMILQKHPSVREGINFDLPEVVAKAPTIAGVSHVGGDMFKSIPSGDAIFMKWVLSTWTDSECKLIMENCYKALPVGGKLIACEPVLPTKSDDSRRTRALLENDIFVMTIYRAKGKNRTEDELRQLGLSAGFSHFKPIYIDYFYTVLEFQK from the exons ATGGAGAATCACGTCAGTCACGTGACCACCACCGCAGAGCAGCCCAGCAACGAAGCCAGACTGGGCATACTGGAGCTGGCCAACATGATCAGCGTCCCCATGTCCCTAAACGCCGTCGTTCGCCTCAACGTCCCCGATGCCATCTGGCAAGGCGGCTCAAACACGCCCCTCTCCGCCTCCGCCATCCTCTCACATGTACTCCCCGACGGAGGCGGCGACGCCGAGAACCTCCAGCGCATCCTCCGCATGCTCACCAGCTACGGTGTGTTTGCGGAGCACCTGGTCAACGCCGACGACGACGGCGGCTCCCATCAAAGAAAGTTCTCCCTCACCGAGATTGGTAAAACGCTCGTCACCGACCAAAACGGTCTGTCGTACGGCCCTTACATCCTCCAACACCACCag gATGTGCTAATGGGGGCGTGGCCTATGGTGCATGAGGCTGTGGTGGACCCCACGGTAGAGCCGTTCGTGAAGGTGAACGGTGAGCCGGCGTACGAGTACTATGGGAAGAAGCCGGAGATGAACGGCTTGATGCAGAGAGCAATGTCGGGTGTATCGGTGCCGTTCATGAAGGCGATATTGGACGGCTACGATGGATTTGAAGGAGTGGGGAGATTGGTTGATGTGGGTGGGAGTGCTGGGGATTGCCTGCGGATGATCCTACAGAAGCATCCTAGTGTTCGGGAAGGGATTAACTTTGATTTGCCTGAGGTCGTTGCCAAGGCACCAACTATAGCTG GAGTGAGTCATGTTGGTGGTGACATGTTCAAGTCAATTCCCAGTGGAGATGCTATTTTCATGAAG TGGGTTTTATCAACATGGACGGATAGCGAATGCAAGCTGATCATGGAGAATTGTTACAAAGCGCTTCCAGTAGGAGGGAAGCTGATAGCTTGTGAGCCGGTGTTGCCAACGAAATCAGACGACAGTCGTAGGACGCGTGCCCTCCTAGAAAACGACATATTCGTGATGACAATCTATAGGGCCAAGGGCAAGAATCGGACTGAGGATGAGTTACGGCAGCTTGGTCTCTCTGCTGGCTTCTCTCACTTCAAACCAATCTACATCGATTATTTTTACACCGTCTTAGAATTCCAAAAGTGA